The following proteins are co-located in the Anas platyrhynchos isolate ZD024472 breed Pekin duck chromosome 1, IASCAAS_PekinDuck_T2T, whole genome shotgun sequence genome:
- the BCL9 gene encoding B-cell CLL/lymphoma 9 protein isoform X1, whose protein sequence is MHSSNPKVRNSPSGNTQSSPKSKQEVMVRPPTVMSPSGNPQLDSKFSNQGKQGGSTSQSQPSPCDPKSGGHPPKVLPGPGGSMGLKNGAGNGAKGKGKRERSISADSFEQREAGTPNDDPEIKDCNSADHVKSQDSQHTPHSMTPSNASAPRSSTPSHGLTATLEPASGQKTPSKVVYVFSTEMANKAAEAVLKGQVETIVSFHIQNISNSKAERNTVPLNPQISALRTEPKPLPQPQPPAAQDQNPPQNAKMQPTPPVSAPVSKPTGPPCPIDQDSPSVESKVMSVGSPANSTPLQTEGFGQSSTPNNRAVSPVSQGSNSSAADPKGPPQPVSGGDPSSLGENPDGLSQEQLEHRERSLQTLRDIQRMLFPDEKEFAGGQSGGPPPNSGVLDGPQKKPEGPIQAMMAQSQSLGKGSGSRTDGGAPFGPQGHRDMPFSPDEMGPPPMNSQSGPIGPDHLDHMTPEQVAWLKLQQEFYEEKRRKQEQVVVQQCSLQDMMVHQHGPRSVVRGPPPPYQMTPGEGWGPGGPEPFPEGMNMSHSLPPRGMAPHPNMPGSQMRLPGFAGMMNPDMEGPNVPNPASRPGLSGVSWPDDVPKIPDGRNFPPGQGVFSGPGRGERFPNPQGLPEEIYQQQLAEKQMGLPPGLNMEGIRPGMEINRMIPSQRHMEPGNNPIFPRMPVEGPMSPSRGDFPKGIPPQMGSSRELEFGMGPGGMKGDMGMNVSMGSNPPLVPQKLREAGVGPEEMMKLRPGVSEMLSSQQKMVPLPFGEHPQQEYGMGPRPFLPMSQGPGVGLRNLREQMGPDQRTNNRLSHMPPLPLNPTSNPNSLNTAPPAQRSLGRKPLDISAAGQVHSPGINPLKSPTMRQVQSPMMGSPSGNLKSPQTPSQLAGMLAGPTAAAAAASIKSPPVLGSAAASPVHLKSPSLPAPSPGWTSSPKPPLQSPGIPPNHKASLTMSSPAMLGNVESGGPPPSTVSQSAPATLPGNLPSSSPYTMPPEPTLSQNPLSIMMSRMSKFAMPSSTPLYHDAIKTVASSDDDSPPARSPNLPPMNSVPGMGINSQNPRISGPNPVGPMPTLSPMGMTQPLSHNNQMPSPNAMGPNIPPHGVPVGPGLMSHNPMMGHGSQESPMVPQGRLGFPQGFPPVQSPPQQVPFPHNGPSGGQGNFPAGMGFHGEGPLGRPTNLPQSSTDPALCKTGGPGGPDSFTVLGNNMPSVFTDPELQEVIRPGATGIPEFDLSRIIPSEKPSQTLQYFPRGEVPGRKQPQGPGPGFSHMQGMIGEQTPRMGLTLPGMGGPGPVGTPEIPLGTAPSMPGHNPMRPPAFLQQGMMGPHHRMMAPAQTAMPGQPALMSNPVAAVGMIPGKDRAPAGLYSHPGPVGSPGMMMSMQGMMGPQQNIMIPPQMRPRGMAADVGMGGFSQGPGNPGNMMF, encoded by the exons ATGCATTCCAGTAACCCCAAAGTGAGGAACTCCCCGTCAGGCAACACACAGAG TAGCCCCAAATCAAAGCAGGAGGTGATGGTCCGTCCCCCTACAGTGATGTCCCCGTCTGGCAACCCCCAGCTGGATTCCAAATTTTCCAACCAGGGCAAACAAGGGGGCTCCACCAGCCAATCCCAGCCCTCTCCCTGTGACCCCAAAAGTGGAGGTCACCCCCCCAAAGTGCTCCCCGGCCCAGGTGGGAGCATGGGGCTAAAGAATGGGGCCGGAAATGGTGccaaggggaaggggaagagagagagaagcatttCGGCAGACTCCTTTGAACAGAGGGAAGCCGGGACTCCTAATGACGACCCTGAAATCAAAG ACTGCAATTCTGCCGATCACGTGAAGTCCCAGGATTCTCAGCACACCCCACACTCCATGACTCCTTCAAATGCTTCAGCCCCGAGGTCTTCCACACCTTCCCATGGCCTGACTGCTACTTTGGAGCCAGCAAGTGGCCAGAAGACTCCATCCAAAGTGGTTTACGTCTTTTCTACTGAGATGGCCAACAA GGCTGCAGAAGCCGTGCTGAAGGGACAGGTGGAAACCATCGTGTCCTTTCATATCCAGAACATCTCAAACAGCAAGGCGGAACGAAACACTGTACCCTTG AACCCCCAGATCTCTGCACTTCGGACTGAACCCAAGCCCCTGCCGCAGCctcagccccccgccgcccagGACCAGAACCCTCCCCAGAACGCCAAAATGCAGCCGACTCCACCCGTGTCAGCACCGGTGTCCAAACCCACTGGTCCCCCGTGTCCCATAGATCAGGACAGCCCCAGCGTGGAAAGCAAAGTGATGTCGGTGGGCAGCCCCGCCAACTCCACCCCACTGCAGACGGAAGGATTCGGGCAGAGTTCGACCCCCAACAACCGCGCAGTGAGCCCGGTGTCCCAAGGTAGCAATAGCTCTGCTGCAGACCCCAAAGGTCCTCCCCAGCCGGTGTCTGGTGGGGACCCGTCCAGTCTGGGCGAGAATCCGGACGGGCTGtcacaggagcagctggagcaccGGGAGCGCTCCTTGCAGACCCTGAGAGACATTCAGCGCATGCTCTTCCCCGACGAGAAGGAGTTTGCGGGAGGGCAGAGCGGGGGGCCGCCCCCCAACTCTGGGGTGCTGGATGGTCCCCAAAAGAAACCCGAAGGGCCGATACAGGCCATGATGGCTCAATCCCAAAGTTTAGGCAAAGGGTCAGGGTCTCGGACAGATGGAGGGGCTCCGTTTGGCCCTCAAGGACACAGGGACATGCCCTTTTCCCCAGACGAAATGGGGCCGCCACCAATGAACTCCCAGTCGGGACCCATCGGCCCCGACCACCTGGACCACATGACTCCCGAGCAGGTGGCCTGGCTCAAGCTGCAGCAGGAGTTTTacgaggagaagaggaggaagcaagAGCAGGTGGTCGTGCAGCAGTGTTCCCTGCAGGACATGATGGTCCACCAGCACGGGCCTCGCAGCGTCGTGCGAGGCCCTCCCCCCCCCTACCAGATGACCCCAGGGGAAGGCTGGGGGCCCGGGGGTCCCGAGCCCTTCCCCGAGGGCATGAACATGTCCCACTCGCTGCCCCCCAGGGGCATGGCCCCTCATCCCAACATGCCCGGGAGCCAGATGCGCCTGCCCGGTTTCGCGGGAATGATGAACCCTGACATGGAGGGCCCCAACGTCCCAAATCCCGCCTCCCGGCCGGGGCTTTCAGGGGTCAGTTGGCCAGACGACGTGCCAAAAATCCCAGACGGCCGCAACTTCCCTCCCGGCCAGGGCGTCTTCAGCGGCCCCGGCCGAGGGGAGCGGTTCCCCAACCCGCAGGGCCTGCCTGAAGAGATCtatcagcagcagctggctgagaagcagaTGGGCCTCCCCCCGGGCCTCAACATGGAGGGCATCCGGCCTGGCATGGAGATCAACAGGATGATTCCCTCCCAGAGACACATGGAGCCCGGGAATAACCCCATCTTCCCGCGCATGCCGGTGGAAGGGCCGATGAGCCCCTCCCGGGGGGACTTCCCCAAAGGAATCCCCCCCCAGATGGgctccagcagggagctggagtTCGGGATGGGCCCCGGCGGCATGAAGGGGGACATGGGCATGAACGTCAGCATGGGCTCCAACCCACCCCTGGTACCTCAGAAGCTGAGGGAGGCGGGAGTCGGGCCGGAAGAGATGATGAAGCTGCGGCCCGGCGTCTCGGAGATGCTCTCCTCCCAGCAGAAGATGGTGCCGTTGCCGTTCGGGGAGCACCCGCAGCAGGAGTATGGCATGGGTCCCAGGCCTTTCCTTCCCATGTCTCAGGGCCCAGGAGTTGGCCTCCGAAATCTCAGAGAACAGATGGGGCCTGACCAAAGGACTAACAACCGGCTCAGCCACATGCCGCCACTACCTCTCAACCCCACCAGTAACCCCAACAGCCTCAACACTGCTCCCCCCGCACAGCGCAGCCTGGGCCGCAAGCCCCTGGATATCTCCGCAGCCGGTCAGGTGCATTCTCCGGGGATCAACCCCCTGAAGTCTCCCACCATGCGCCAGGTGCAGTCTCCCATGATGGGGTCTCCCTCGGGGAACCTCAAGTCCCCCCAGACGCCCTCCCAGCTGGCAGGGATGCTCGCGGGCCCCACTGCCgcagctgccgctgcctccattaAGTCCCCCCCGGTCTTGgggtctgctgctgcttctcctgtcCACCTCAAGTCTCCGTCTCTCCCCGCACCTTCTCCGGGATGGACTTCGTCTCCAAAGCCTCCTTTGCAGAGCCCCGGGATTCCCCCGAACCACAAGGCGTCTCTCACCATGTCGTCTCCGGCCATGCTGGGGAACGTGGAGTCGG GTGGTCCACCTCCTTCCACAGTCAGCCAGTCTGCTCCTGCGACTCTCCCTGGAAATCTTCCCTCTAGCAGCCCTTACACAATGCCTCCGGAGCCAACCCTCTCCCAGAACCCTCTGTCCATCATGATGTCCAGGATGTCCAAATTTGCCATGCCCAGCTCGACACCGCTCTATCATGATGCCATCAAAACCGTGGCCAGCTCAGATGATGACTCCCCTCCGGCACGCTCCCCAAATTTGCCACCTATGAACAGTGTACCAG GAATGGGCATTAATTCTCAGAATCCTCGAATTTCAGGTCCAAACCCAGTGGGTCCAATGCCAACCCTTAGCCCAATGGGAATGACCCAGCCTCTTTCCCACAACAACCAGATGCCCTCTCCAAATGCTATGGGACCCAATATACCTCCTCACGGGGTCCCCGTGGGACCCGGCCTGATGTCACACAACCCGATGATGGGGCACGGTTCCCAAGAGTCTCCAATGGTACCTCAAGGACGCCTGGGCTTCCCGCAGGGGTTCCCTCCCGTACAGTCCCCTCCACAGCAGGTGCCATTTCCCCACAACGGGCCGAGCGGCGGGCAAGGCAACTTCCCGGCGGGAATGGGCTTCCACGGAGAAGGACCTCTGGGGCGTCCTACCAACCTGCCCCAAAGCTCGACAGATCCAGCACTTTGCAAGACTGGAGGCCCTGGCGGTCCGGACTCCTTCACTGTTCTTGGAAACAACATGCCTTCGGTTTTCACCGATCcggagctgcaggaggtgaTCCGTCCCGGAGCCACGGGAATACCCGAGTTCGACCTCTCCCGGATTATCCCGTCGGAGAAGCCGAGCCAGACACTACAGTATTTCCCTCGCGGGGAGGTGCCGGGCCGCAAGCAACCGCAGGGGCCCGGGCCCGGCTTCTCCCACATGCAGGGGATGATCGGAGAGCAGACCCCGCGGATGGGACTAACATTGCCTGGCATGGGGGGCCCCGGGCCGGTGGGGACTCCGGAGATCCCTCTCGGGACGGCCCCGTCCATGCCGGGCCACAACCCGATGAGACCGCCGgccttcctgcagcagggcatGATGGGGCCGCACCACCGCATGATGGCACCAGCACAGACGGCGATGCCCGGGCAGCCCGCGCTCATGAGCAACCCCGTGGCCGCCGTGGGCATGATCCCGGGCAAGGACCGAGCCCCCGCGGGGCTGTACAGCCACCCGGGCCCCGTCGGGTCGCCCGGCATGATGATGTCAATGCAGGGCATGATGGGACCCCAACAGAACATCATGATTCCCCCCCAGATGAGGCCCCGAGGCATGGCTGCTGACGTGGGCATGGGAGGATTTAGCCAAGGCCCTGGGAACCCAGGGAACATGATGTTTTAA
- the BCL9 gene encoding B-cell CLL/lymphoma 9 protein isoform X4, which translates to MHSSNPKVRNSPSGNTQSSPKSKQEVMVRPPTVMSPSGNPQLDSKFSNQGKQGGSTSQSQPSPCDPKSGGHPPKVLPGPGGSMGLKNGAGNGAKGKGKRERSISADSFEQREAGTPNDDPEIKDCNSADHVKSQDSQHTPHSMTPSNASAPRSSTPSHGLTATLEPASGQKTPSKVVYVFSTEMANKAAEAVLKGQVETIVSFHIQNISNSKAERNTVPLNPQISALRTEPKPLPQPQPPAAQDQNPPQNAKMQPTPPVSAPVSKPTGPPCPIDQDSPSVESKVMSVGSPANSTPLQTEGFGQSSTPNNRAVSPVSQGSNSSAADPKGPPQPVSGGDPSSLGENPDGLSQEQLEHRERSLQTLRDIQRMLFPDEKEFAGGQSGGPPPNSGVLDGPQKKPEGPIQAMMAQSQSLGKGSGSRTDGGAPFGPQGHRDMPFSPDEMGPPPMNSQSGPIGPDHLDHMTPEQVAWLKLQQEFYEEKRRKQEQVVVQQCSLQDMMVHQHGPRSVVRGPPPPYQMTPGEGWGPGGPEPFPEGMNMSHSLPPRGMAPHPNMPGSQMRLPGFAGMMNPDMEGPNVPNPASRPGLSGVSWPDDVPKIPDGRNFPPGQGVFSGPGRGERFPNPQGLPEEIYQQQLAEKQMGLPPGLNMEGIRPGMEINRMIPSQRHMEPGNNPIFPRMPVEGPMSPSRGDFPKGIPPQMGSSRELEFGMGPGGMKGDMGMNVSMGSNPPLVPQKLREAGVGPEEMMKLRPGVSEMLSSQQKMVPLPFGEHPQQEYGMGPRPFLPMSQGPGVGLRNLREQMGPDQRTNNRLSHMPPLPLNPTSNPNSLNTAPPAQRSLGRKPLDISAAGQVHSPGINPLKSPTMRQVQSPMMGSPSGNLKSPQTPSQLAGMLAGPTAAAAAASIKSPPVLGSAAASPVHLKSPSLPAPSPGWTSSPKPPLQSPGIPPNHKASLTMSSPAMLGNVESGGPPPSTVSQSAPATLPGNLPSSSPYTMPPEPTLSQNPLSIMMSRMSKFAMPSSTPLYHDAIKTVASSDDDSPPARSPNLPPMNSVPGPNPVGPMPTLSPMGMTQPLSHNNQMPSPNAMGPNIPPHGVPVGPGLMSHNPMMGHGSQESPMVPQGRLGFPQGFPPVQSPPQQVPFPHNGPSGGQGNFPAGMGFHGEGPLGRPTNLPQSSTDPALCKTGGPGGPDSFTVLGNNMPSVFTDPELQEVIRPGATGIPEFDLSRIIPSEKPSQTLQYFPRGEVPGRKQPQGPGPGFSHMQGMIGEQTPRMGLTLPGMGGPGPVGTPEIPLGTAPSMPGHNPMRPPAFLQQGMMGPHHRMMAPAQTAMPGQPALMSNPVAAVGMIPGKDRAPAGLYSHPGPVGSPGMMMSMQGMMGPQQNIMIPPQMRPRGMAADVGMGGFSQGPGNPGNMMF; encoded by the exons ATGCATTCCAGTAACCCCAAAGTGAGGAACTCCCCGTCAGGCAACACACAGAG TAGCCCCAAATCAAAGCAGGAGGTGATGGTCCGTCCCCCTACAGTGATGTCCCCGTCTGGCAACCCCCAGCTGGATTCCAAATTTTCCAACCAGGGCAAACAAGGGGGCTCCACCAGCCAATCCCAGCCCTCTCCCTGTGACCCCAAAAGTGGAGGTCACCCCCCCAAAGTGCTCCCCGGCCCAGGTGGGAGCATGGGGCTAAAGAATGGGGCCGGAAATGGTGccaaggggaaggggaagagagagagaagcatttCGGCAGACTCCTTTGAACAGAGGGAAGCCGGGACTCCTAATGACGACCCTGAAATCAAAG ACTGCAATTCTGCCGATCACGTGAAGTCCCAGGATTCTCAGCACACCCCACACTCCATGACTCCTTCAAATGCTTCAGCCCCGAGGTCTTCCACACCTTCCCATGGCCTGACTGCTACTTTGGAGCCAGCAAGTGGCCAGAAGACTCCATCCAAAGTGGTTTACGTCTTTTCTACTGAGATGGCCAACAA GGCTGCAGAAGCCGTGCTGAAGGGACAGGTGGAAACCATCGTGTCCTTTCATATCCAGAACATCTCAAACAGCAAGGCGGAACGAAACACTGTACCCTTG AACCCCCAGATCTCTGCACTTCGGACTGAACCCAAGCCCCTGCCGCAGCctcagccccccgccgcccagGACCAGAACCCTCCCCAGAACGCCAAAATGCAGCCGACTCCACCCGTGTCAGCACCGGTGTCCAAACCCACTGGTCCCCCGTGTCCCATAGATCAGGACAGCCCCAGCGTGGAAAGCAAAGTGATGTCGGTGGGCAGCCCCGCCAACTCCACCCCACTGCAGACGGAAGGATTCGGGCAGAGTTCGACCCCCAACAACCGCGCAGTGAGCCCGGTGTCCCAAGGTAGCAATAGCTCTGCTGCAGACCCCAAAGGTCCTCCCCAGCCGGTGTCTGGTGGGGACCCGTCCAGTCTGGGCGAGAATCCGGACGGGCTGtcacaggagcagctggagcaccGGGAGCGCTCCTTGCAGACCCTGAGAGACATTCAGCGCATGCTCTTCCCCGACGAGAAGGAGTTTGCGGGAGGGCAGAGCGGGGGGCCGCCCCCCAACTCTGGGGTGCTGGATGGTCCCCAAAAGAAACCCGAAGGGCCGATACAGGCCATGATGGCTCAATCCCAAAGTTTAGGCAAAGGGTCAGGGTCTCGGACAGATGGAGGGGCTCCGTTTGGCCCTCAAGGACACAGGGACATGCCCTTTTCCCCAGACGAAATGGGGCCGCCACCAATGAACTCCCAGTCGGGACCCATCGGCCCCGACCACCTGGACCACATGACTCCCGAGCAGGTGGCCTGGCTCAAGCTGCAGCAGGAGTTTTacgaggagaagaggaggaagcaagAGCAGGTGGTCGTGCAGCAGTGTTCCCTGCAGGACATGATGGTCCACCAGCACGGGCCTCGCAGCGTCGTGCGAGGCCCTCCCCCCCCCTACCAGATGACCCCAGGGGAAGGCTGGGGGCCCGGGGGTCCCGAGCCCTTCCCCGAGGGCATGAACATGTCCCACTCGCTGCCCCCCAGGGGCATGGCCCCTCATCCCAACATGCCCGGGAGCCAGATGCGCCTGCCCGGTTTCGCGGGAATGATGAACCCTGACATGGAGGGCCCCAACGTCCCAAATCCCGCCTCCCGGCCGGGGCTTTCAGGGGTCAGTTGGCCAGACGACGTGCCAAAAATCCCAGACGGCCGCAACTTCCCTCCCGGCCAGGGCGTCTTCAGCGGCCCCGGCCGAGGGGAGCGGTTCCCCAACCCGCAGGGCCTGCCTGAAGAGATCtatcagcagcagctggctgagaagcagaTGGGCCTCCCCCCGGGCCTCAACATGGAGGGCATCCGGCCTGGCATGGAGATCAACAGGATGATTCCCTCCCAGAGACACATGGAGCCCGGGAATAACCCCATCTTCCCGCGCATGCCGGTGGAAGGGCCGATGAGCCCCTCCCGGGGGGACTTCCCCAAAGGAATCCCCCCCCAGATGGgctccagcagggagctggagtTCGGGATGGGCCCCGGCGGCATGAAGGGGGACATGGGCATGAACGTCAGCATGGGCTCCAACCCACCCCTGGTACCTCAGAAGCTGAGGGAGGCGGGAGTCGGGCCGGAAGAGATGATGAAGCTGCGGCCCGGCGTCTCGGAGATGCTCTCCTCCCAGCAGAAGATGGTGCCGTTGCCGTTCGGGGAGCACCCGCAGCAGGAGTATGGCATGGGTCCCAGGCCTTTCCTTCCCATGTCTCAGGGCCCAGGAGTTGGCCTCCGAAATCTCAGAGAACAGATGGGGCCTGACCAAAGGACTAACAACCGGCTCAGCCACATGCCGCCACTACCTCTCAACCCCACCAGTAACCCCAACAGCCTCAACACTGCTCCCCCCGCACAGCGCAGCCTGGGCCGCAAGCCCCTGGATATCTCCGCAGCCGGTCAGGTGCATTCTCCGGGGATCAACCCCCTGAAGTCTCCCACCATGCGCCAGGTGCAGTCTCCCATGATGGGGTCTCCCTCGGGGAACCTCAAGTCCCCCCAGACGCCCTCCCAGCTGGCAGGGATGCTCGCGGGCCCCACTGCCgcagctgccgctgcctccattaAGTCCCCCCCGGTCTTGgggtctgctgctgcttctcctgtcCACCTCAAGTCTCCGTCTCTCCCCGCACCTTCTCCGGGATGGACTTCGTCTCCAAAGCCTCCTTTGCAGAGCCCCGGGATTCCCCCGAACCACAAGGCGTCTCTCACCATGTCGTCTCCGGCCATGCTGGGGAACGTGGAGTCGG GTGGTCCACCTCCTTCCACAGTCAGCCAGTCTGCTCCTGCGACTCTCCCTGGAAATCTTCCCTCTAGCAGCCCTTACACAATGCCTCCGGAGCCAACCCTCTCCCAGAACCCTCTGTCCATCATGATGTCCAGGATGTCCAAATTTGCCATGCCCAGCTCGACACCGCTCTATCATGATGCCATCAAAACCGTGGCCAGCTCAGATGATGACTCCCCTCCGGCACGCTCCCCAAATTTGCCACCTATGAACAGTGTACCAG GTCCAAACCCAGTGGGTCCAATGCCAACCCTTAGCCCAATGGGAATGACCCAGCCTCTTTCCCACAACAACCAGATGCCCTCTCCAAATGCTATGGGACCCAATATACCTCCTCACGGGGTCCCCGTGGGACCCGGCCTGATGTCACACAACCCGATGATGGGGCACGGTTCCCAAGAGTCTCCAATGGTACCTCAAGGACGCCTGGGCTTCCCGCAGGGGTTCCCTCCCGTACAGTCCCCTCCACAGCAGGTGCCATTTCCCCACAACGGGCCGAGCGGCGGGCAAGGCAACTTCCCGGCGGGAATGGGCTTCCACGGAGAAGGACCTCTGGGGCGTCCTACCAACCTGCCCCAAAGCTCGACAGATCCAGCACTTTGCAAGACTGGAGGCCCTGGCGGTCCGGACTCCTTCACTGTTCTTGGAAACAACATGCCTTCGGTTTTCACCGATCcggagctgcaggaggtgaTCCGTCCCGGAGCCACGGGAATACCCGAGTTCGACCTCTCCCGGATTATCCCGTCGGAGAAGCCGAGCCAGACACTACAGTATTTCCCTCGCGGGGAGGTGCCGGGCCGCAAGCAACCGCAGGGGCCCGGGCCCGGCTTCTCCCACATGCAGGGGATGATCGGAGAGCAGACCCCGCGGATGGGACTAACATTGCCTGGCATGGGGGGCCCCGGGCCGGTGGGGACTCCGGAGATCCCTCTCGGGACGGCCCCGTCCATGCCGGGCCACAACCCGATGAGACCGCCGgccttcctgcagcagggcatGATGGGGCCGCACCACCGCATGATGGCACCAGCACAGACGGCGATGCCCGGGCAGCCCGCGCTCATGAGCAACCCCGTGGCCGCCGTGGGCATGATCCCGGGCAAGGACCGAGCCCCCGCGGGGCTGTACAGCCACCCGGGCCCCGTCGGGTCGCCCGGCATGATGATGTCAATGCAGGGCATGATGGGACCCCAACAGAACATCATGATTCCCCCCCAGATGAGGCCCCGAGGCATGGCTGCTGACGTGGGCATGGGAGGATTTAGCCAAGGCCCTGGGAACCCAGGGAACATGATGTTTTAA